From Hartmannibacter diazotrophicus, a single genomic window includes:
- a CDS encoding hybrid-cluster NAD(P)-dependent oxidoreductase, whose protein sequence is MTDAIAGFLDPSLPLWDPEADDTLVVRQVREETHDVKTFVLAPKAPCRFAYKPGQFLTLDLDIAGERVNRCYTISSAPTRPGTISITVKRVPDGPVSNFLHDTLKAGSEIRAVGPMGEFTCVDHPAPKYLFLSGGSGITPLMSMARSFHDLAEQRDIVFVHAARSPADIIFRDELALMARNLPDFRFAAVCEGDTIAERWNGFSGRLTLDMLKLIAPDFMEREIFVCGPSPFMMAVRMMLGEAGFDMVRHHEESFNFEELSAAEPEVAAEVTAAEDTGVKTFRVEFAKSKKVIEVPEDAFVLEMARKAGMRLPASCTKGMCGTCKSKLVSGEVEMKHAGGIRQREIDQGMVLICCSRPKTDLVIDK, encoded by the coding sequence ATGACCGACGCGATTGCCGGCTTTCTCGACCCTTCGCTCCCGCTCTGGGACCCGGAGGCGGACGATACGCTCGTCGTGCGCCAGGTGCGCGAGGAGACACACGACGTCAAGACCTTCGTGCTGGCGCCGAAGGCTCCCTGCCGCTTTGCCTACAAGCCGGGCCAGTTCCTGACGCTCGACCTCGATATCGCCGGCGAGCGGGTCAACCGCTGCTACACGATCTCGTCCGCGCCGACGCGTCCGGGCACGATCTCGATCACGGTCAAGCGGGTGCCGGACGGCCCTGTGTCGAACTTCCTGCACGACACGCTGAAGGCCGGATCGGAGATCCGCGCCGTCGGGCCGATGGGCGAGTTCACCTGCGTCGACCACCCGGCGCCGAAATACCTGTTCCTGTCCGGCGGCAGCGGCATCACCCCGCTGATGTCGATGGCGCGGTCCTTCCATGACCTCGCGGAGCAGCGCGACATCGTCTTCGTCCATGCCGCCCGCTCGCCCGCCGACATCATCTTCCGCGACGAACTGGCGCTGATGGCGCGCAACCTGCCCGATTTCCGTTTCGCGGCAGTCTGCGAGGGCGACACGATCGCCGAGCGCTGGAACGGTTTTTCCGGCCGGCTGACGCTGGACATGCTGAAGCTCATCGCGCCGGACTTCATGGAGCGCGAGATTTTCGTCTGCGGCCCCTCGCCCTTCATGATGGCGGTGCGGATGATGCTGGGCGAGGCGGGCTTCGACATGGTCCGCCACCACGAGGAAAGCTTCAATTTCGAGGAGCTTTCCGCCGCCGAACCGGAAGTCGCCGCCGAGGTCACGGCCGCCGAGGACACCGGGGTCAAGACCTTCCGCGTCGAGTTCGCGAAGTCGAAGAAGGTCATCGAGGTGCCCGAGGACGCCTTCGTGCTGGAGATGGCGCGCAAGGCCGGCATGCGGCTGCCCGCCTCCTGCACCAAGGGCATGTGCGGCACCTGCAAGTCGAAGCTCGTTTCCGGCGAGGTGGAGATGAAGCATGCCGGCGGCATTCGCCAGCGCGAGATCGACCAGGGCATGGTGCTGATCTGCTGCTCGCGGCCGAAGACCGACCTCGTGATCGACAAATAG
- a CDS encoding GlxA family transcriptional regulator: protein MKPIDRLGTAKLGAGIPTLNVGFLLANNFTLSAFALFVDHLRLAADDGDRSRPIMARWKVMASRPEQIRSSCGVLVSRTSELADPTGFDYIVVIGGLLHAGSAFDAETIEYLKKAAKLGIPLVGVCTGSFVLARAGLMTGRKCCVSWYHYQDFLDEFPHHQPVADRLYIIDGDRITCAGGGGAADLATTLIEKHIGRSVAQKSRHVLMLDRARAGGEAQPHPPIAEQVEDDRVRRALLMMEQNIANPMPIADIARKVRVSTRQLERLFQTMLGQRPAEFYRQLRLRYARFLLDTTDRSVTAIALDAGFSDCAHFSRQFKALHGFTPSNSRAVNPPPASAPSLAGQRVFE, encoded by the coding sequence ATGAAACCGATCGATCGTCTTGGAACGGCGAAGCTTGGCGCGGGAATTCCAACGCTCAACGTCGGCTTTCTTCTCGCCAACAATTTCACGCTGTCCGCCTTCGCGCTCTTCGTCGATCATCTGCGCCTTGCCGCCGACGACGGCGACCGGTCGCGGCCGATCATGGCGCGCTGGAAGGTGATGGCGTCCCGGCCGGAGCAGATTCGATCGAGCTGCGGCGTGCTCGTCTCGCGAACGTCCGAGCTCGCCGATCCGACAGGCTTCGACTACATCGTGGTCATCGGCGGCCTGCTCCACGCCGGGTCGGCCTTTGATGCCGAAACGATCGAGTATCTGAAAAAGGCGGCCAAGCTCGGCATACCGCTCGTGGGCGTTTGCACCGGCAGCTTCGTGCTCGCCCGCGCCGGCCTGATGACGGGGCGCAAATGCTGCGTGTCCTGGTATCATTACCAGGACTTCCTCGACGAATTCCCGCATCACCAGCCCGTCGCCGACCGTCTCTACATTATCGACGGCGACCGGATCACCTGCGCCGGTGGCGGCGGGGCGGCGGACCTTGCCACGACGCTCATCGAGAAGCACATCGGCCGCTCGGTCGCGCAGAAGAGCCGGCACGTCCTGATGCTCGACCGAGCCCGCGCCGGCGGCGAGGCGCAGCCGCATCCGCCCATCGCCGAACAGGTGGAAGACGACCGCGTACGCCGCGCGCTCCTGATGATGGAGCAGAATATCGCCAACCCGATGCCGATCGCCGACATCGCCCGCAAGGTGCGCGTTTCGACGCGCCAGCTGGAGCGGCTGTTCCAGACCATGCTCGGCCAGCGGCCGGCGGAATTCTACCGCCAGCTCCGGCTGCGCTACGCCCGCTTCCTGCTCGACACCACCGACCGGTCCGTGACGGCGATCGCGCTCGACGCCGGATTTTCGGACTGCGCCCATTTCTCGCGCCAGTTCAAGGCGCTGCACGGCTTCACGCCGTCGAATTCGCGGGCGGTCAATCCGCCGCCGGCATCGGCCCCGTCGCTGGCGGGGCAGCGCGTCTTCGAATAG
- a CDS encoding DUF3483 domain-containing protein, translated as MTLLFPLLILALALAAVAVALKRARLWRIGKPAAVDWFDGLKALPRRYLHDVHDVVARDPFTARMHALVAGGLLAGSGLALLGLLPVLGHARPYWWLVALTFGVMLAGSVMVGRRRIPTRPKNLSAGRFQTLPFLLVGYGIGGFLAAIGNAAGSPVLAGAGLVLAAIGGAGLVVFLDNGPLRHALAGALHLAAHPRSGRFEGRRETALRPLDLEKDEKLGTETPADFTWNRLLGFDACIQCGRCELACPAFASGQPLNPKRLIQDLVSSLVPDAPAYAGSPYPNARDVAGSGGPHAAIIGEGAMIHPDTLWSCTTCRACVEECPMMIEHVDAIVDLRRFQTMELGRPPEKAAQPLLDMRQAEEPGGRALASRTDFAAGRPLRVLKEGERADVLLWLGEGAFELRYGRTLRALVTLLDAAGVDYAVLGPEERDCGDLARRLGDEATFQMLAKANIATLRARSFNRILTADPHALHVIRNEYPQFGGAFEVGHHSAFLADLAASGRIELGSLSGAVTYHDPCYLGRYNGEIEAPRALLDALGLNRAEMVRSGKRSMCCGGGGGAPVADIPGDTRIPDLRMGQARETGAPIVAVACPMCTAMLEGVTGDRPEVKDIAELMLMAHEAAGTAPLREAAE; from the coding sequence ATGACCCTCCTCTTTCCCCTTCTGATCCTCGCGCTCGCCCTTGCGGCGGTAGCCGTCGCCCTGAAGCGGGCGCGGTTGTGGCGCATTGGCAAGCCGGCGGCCGTCGACTGGTTCGACGGGCTCAAGGCGTTGCCCAGGCGCTACCTGCACGACGTCCATGATGTCGTTGCCCGCGACCCCTTCACGGCCCGCATGCATGCGCTGGTCGCCGGCGGCCTGCTGGCGGGCTCGGGCCTCGCGCTCCTCGGCCTCCTGCCGGTCCTCGGCCATGCCCGGCCCTACTGGTGGCTCGTGGCGCTCACCTTCGGCGTCATGCTCGCCGGCAGCGTGATGGTCGGGCGGCGGCGCATTCCGACGCGGCCAAAGAACCTGTCCGCCGGAAGGTTCCAGACCCTTCCTTTCCTGCTCGTCGGCTACGGGATCGGGGGCTTTCTCGCTGCCATCGGGAACGCGGCCGGCTCTCCGGTCCTCGCCGGCGCGGGTCTCGTGCTCGCCGCCATCGGCGGCGCCGGCCTCGTCGTTTTCCTCGATAACGGCCCGCTGCGCCACGCGCTCGCCGGCGCGCTGCATCTGGCCGCCCATCCCCGCAGCGGGCGTTTCGAGGGTCGGCGCGAGACCGCGCTGCGACCGCTCGATCTGGAAAAGGACGAGAAGCTCGGCACCGAGACGCCGGCCGATTTCACGTGGAACCGACTGCTCGGATTCGACGCCTGCATCCAGTGCGGACGCTGCGAGCTTGCCTGCCCGGCCTTTGCCAGTGGGCAGCCACTGAACCCTAAACGGCTGATCCAGGACCTCGTCTCAAGCCTCGTGCCCGACGCACCGGCCTATGCTGGCAGCCCCTATCCGAATGCGCGCGATGTCGCCGGCAGCGGCGGTCCGCACGCGGCCATCATCGGCGAGGGCGCCATGATTCATCCGGATACGCTCTGGTCCTGCACCACCTGCCGGGCCTGCGTCGAGGAATGCCCGATGATGATCGAGCATGTCGACGCCATCGTCGATCTCAGGCGCTTCCAGACCATGGAACTCGGCCGCCCGCCGGAAAAGGCGGCCCAGCCTCTCCTCGACATGCGGCAGGCCGAGGAGCCCGGCGGACGGGCGCTCGCCAGCCGCACCGATTTTGCCGCCGGGCGTCCGCTCAGGGTCCTCAAGGAGGGCGAGCGTGCCGACGTTCTGCTCTGGCTCGGCGAGGGCGCCTTCGAGCTTCGCTACGGCCGCACGCTCCGGGCCCTCGTCACGTTGCTCGACGCGGCCGGCGTCGACTATGCGGTGCTTGGGCCCGAGGAGCGCGACTGCGGCGACCTTGCCCGCCGGCTCGGCGACGAGGCGACGTTTCAGATGCTGGCGAAGGCCAATATCGCAACGCTCCGCGCGCGCTCCTTCAACAGGATCCTCACCGCCGATCCACACGCTCTCCACGTGATCCGCAACGAATATCCACAGTTTGGCGGCGCGTTCGAGGTCGGGCACCATTCGGCCTTCCTCGCCGATCTCGCCGCCTCGGGCCGCATCGAACTGGGCAGCCTTTCGGGCGCGGTGACCTATCACGATCCCTGCTACCTCGGCCGCTACAACGGCGAGATCGAGGCGCCGCGCGCGCTTCTCGATGCGCTGGGGCTTAATCGCGCCGAGATGGTGCGTTCGGGCAAGCGGTCGATGTGCTGCGGCGGCGGGGGCGGCGCGCCGGTTGCCGACATTCCCGGCGACACGCGCATCCCGGACCTTCGCATGGGACAGGCCAGGGAGACGGGCGCGCCAATCGTCGCGGTCGCCTGCCCGATGTGCACGGCGATGCTGGAAGGCGTCACGGGCGACCGGCCCGAGGTGAAGGATATCGCCGAATTGATGCTGATGGCGCATGAGGCTGCGGGCACCGCCCCGCTGCGGGAGGCGGCGGAATGA
- a CDS encoding FAD-dependent oxidoreductase: MIANADALLKPLTIKGLTIRNRVMSTSHAPGYGKDGKPQERYQLYHAEKAKGGIGLTMFGGSSSVALDSPAAPWNQISVADDSVVPYFQEFADRVHRHGAKLMIQLTHMGRRTKWDTENWFPTVSASPRREPASRTIPKQLEKAEIRRIVKDFAAAAKRCKDGGLDGCEISAAHGHLVDQFWSPSINLRSDEYGGSLQNRMRFGIEVLSAMREAVGDDYVIGMRMSGDEMIEDGLSQEDCLAIATEYARRGLVDFLNIIGGQARDHIAHAISLPNMSFPVAPFLFLPSAIKREVDVAVFHAQRVTDLATGARAVAEGHVDMIAMTRAHIADPHLVKKLTEGREDDIRQCVGAGYCIDRIYVGGDALCIQNAATGREATMPHVIQKADTKRKVVVVGAGPGGLEAARVAAERGHDVVLFEKDTVTGGQINIASKATWREALSGIPRWLHAQVVKKGVDLRLGTAATPEMVKAENPDIVILATGGTATTGYAKGHEHVVTTADVLTGSVEPTGTVLVYDEIGGHNASSTAEVLAKKGCLVEVVTHDRMVAEEVGTTNQPIHLRELYKLGVIMTPNTELMEVYPEGNRLIAVLRNTMTDAEEERVIDRVVADYGTLPVEELYNGLVEGSVNEGIIDQASVIAGKPQPWPLGQGYQLYRIGDALAGRNIHAAIYDALRLVKDM, from the coding sequence ATGATCGCCAACGCCGACGCGCTCCTCAAACCGCTGACGATCAAGGGCCTGACCATCCGCAACCGCGTGATGTCGACCTCGCACGCCCCCGGCTACGGCAAGGACGGCAAGCCGCAGGAGCGCTACCAGCTCTATCACGCGGAAAAGGCCAAGGGCGGCATCGGGCTCACCATGTTCGGCGGCTCTTCGTCCGTCGCGCTCGACAGCCCGGCCGCGCCGTGGAACCAGATCTCGGTCGCCGACGACAGCGTCGTTCCCTATTTCCAGGAGTTTGCCGACCGTGTTCACAGGCATGGCGCCAAGCTGATGATCCAGCTCACCCACATGGGCCGGCGCACCAAGTGGGACACGGAAAACTGGTTCCCGACCGTTTCCGCCTCCCCCCGGCGGGAGCCGGCCTCGCGCACCATTCCGAAGCAGCTGGAAAAAGCCGAGATCCGCCGCATCGTCAAGGATTTCGCCGCCGCCGCCAAGCGTTGCAAGGACGGTGGCCTCGACGGCTGCGAGATCTCCGCCGCGCACGGGCACCTCGTCGACCAGTTCTGGTCGCCCTCGATCAACTTGCGCAGCGACGAATATGGCGGAAGCCTTCAGAACCGCATGCGATTCGGCATCGAGGTGCTTTCCGCGATGCGCGAGGCGGTGGGCGACGACTATGTCATCGGCATGCGCATGTCCGGCGACGAGATGATCGAGGACGGGCTCTCGCAGGAGGACTGCCTGGCGATCGCGACGGAATACGCCCGGCGCGGCCTCGTCGACTTCCTCAACATCATTGGCGGGCAGGCGCGCGACCACATCGCCCATGCCATCTCGCTGCCGAACATGAGTTTCCCGGTCGCGCCCTTCCTGTTCCTGCCGAGCGCCATCAAGCGCGAGGTGGACGTGGCCGTCTTCCACGCCCAGCGCGTGACCGATCTTGCCACCGGCGCACGTGCCGTCGCCGAAGGTCATGTCGACATGATCGCCATGACCCGCGCGCACATTGCCGACCCGCATCTGGTCAAGAAGCTGACGGAAGGCCGGGAGGACGACATCCGGCAATGCGTCGGCGCCGGCTACTGCATCGACCGCATCTATGTCGGCGGCGACGCGCTGTGCATCCAGAATGCCGCGACGGGCCGCGAGGCGACCATGCCGCACGTGATCCAAAAGGCGGACACCAAACGCAAGGTCGTCGTCGTCGGCGCCGGTCCCGGCGGGCTGGAGGCGGCGCGGGTTGCGGCCGAACGCGGCCATGACGTGGTGCTCTTTGAAAAGGACACGGTCACCGGCGGCCAGATCAACATTGCCTCCAAGGCGACCTGGCGCGAGGCGCTTTCGGGCATTCCGCGCTGGCTGCATGCGCAAGTGGTCAAGAAGGGCGTCGACCTTCGTCTTGGAACGGCCGCAACGCCCGAGATGGTAAAGGCCGAAAACCCGGATATCGTCATTCTCGCCACCGGCGGCACGGCCACGACGGGCTACGCCAAGGGTCATGAGCACGTGGTGACGACCGCCGACGTCCTCACCGGCTCGGTCGAGCCGACCGGTACCGTGCTCGTCTATGACGAGATCGGCGGCCACAACGCCTCCTCCACCGCCGAAGTGCTGGCGAAAAAGGGTTGCCTCGTCGAGGTGGTCACCCACGACCGGATGGTCGCTGAAGAGGTCGGCACGACCAACCAGCCGATCCACCTGCGCGAACTCTACAAGCTCGGCGTCATCATGACCCCGAACACGGAGCTGATGGAGGTTTACCCGGAAGGCAACCGGCTCATCGCCGTGCTCCGCAACACGATGACCGACGCCGAGGAAGAGCGCGTCATCGACCGCGTCGTCGCCGACTACGGCACCCTGCCGGTCGAGGAGCTCTACAACGGCCTCGTCGAAGGCTCGGTCAACGAGGGGATCATCGACCAGGCAAGCGTCATCGCCGGCAAGCCGCAGCCCTGGCCGCTCGGTCAGGGCTACCAGCTCTACCGCATCGGCGACGCGCTCGCTGGACGCAACATCCACGCGGCGATCTACGACGCGCTTCGCCTCGTGAAGGACATGTGA
- a CDS encoding electron transfer flavoprotein subunit alpha/FixB family protein gives MNRTRRDPRADRAARIVPGSGRPRFGIEVQTAAAPEVGPTGRPRRDPRGDWLASRLRLEPRPRYDRARRDGGHTAIGEGVAAAAAAPRLRIIDSPAFLVAALPETAKGRLTPHGRQLLGAARLLADAGGGAVLALVNGACEGLGEVGADRVIDYSVYLAGDYDPESTAAFVTALAGSLSLRHILFCESIDGGDLARRVAAEIGEPLFAGAESLSASAITRAAKGRRIEQRGKLPRMISLAPDAVAPHSGDRAEARDIAHKTDLSVSTSNRALADAVFVPADPATVSLADATFVVSAGNGVSDFSGFRQLAAALNGTPGASRVVCDAGLMPRAAQVGASGTVLSATCYFALGIAGAPQHLQGVADCEHVIAVNTDLHAAMIERAGLAIVADAQKVIPALLDLVAERTAP, from the coding sequence ATGAACCGGACCCGACGCGACCCAAGGGCGGACCGTGCCGCACGGATTGTACCCGGTAGCGGTCGTCCGCGCTTCGGCATCGAGGTGCAGACGGCCGCCGCGCCAGAGGTCGGGCCGACGGGCCGGCCCCGGCGCGATCCGCGCGGAGACTGGCTTGCCTCGCGCCTGCGGCTGGAGCCGAGGCCGCGATATGACCGGGCGCGACGCGACGGCGGCCATACGGCCATTGGCGAGGGTGTCGCGGCGGCTGCGGCGGCGCCGAGGCTGCGCATCATCGACAGTCCGGCCTTCCTCGTCGCGGCCCTGCCGGAGACGGCAAAAGGCCGGCTGACGCCGCATGGCCGCCAGCTTCTCGGCGCGGCGCGCCTGCTGGCCGATGCCGGCGGCGGCGCCGTTCTCGCGCTCGTCAACGGCGCCTGCGAAGGGCTCGGCGAAGTCGGCGCGGACCGCGTGATCGACTATTCTGTCTACCTTGCCGGGGACTACGACCCGGAGAGCACCGCCGCCTTCGTCACGGCCCTTGCCGGCAGCCTGTCGCTGAGGCACATCCTCTTTTGCGAGAGCATCGACGGCGGCGACCTTGCCCGGCGCGTTGCGGCGGAGATCGGCGAGCCGCTCTTTGCCGGCGCGGAAAGCCTTTCGGCATCCGCCATCACCCGGGCCGCAAAGGGCCGCCGGATCGAGCAACGCGGGAAGCTGCCACGGATGATCTCGCTTGCGCCCGATGCGGTTGCGCCCCACAGCGGCGATCGGGCCGAGGCACGCGATATCGCCCATAAGACAGACCTGTCCGTTTCGACAAGCAATCGCGCGCTCGCCGATGCCGTCTTCGTGCCGGCCGATCCGGCGACGGTGTCGCTCGCCGATGCGACCTTCGTCGTCTCCGCCGGCAACGGCGTCAGCGATTTTTCCGGCTTCCGCCAGCTTGCCGCAGCGCTCAACGGCACACCCGGCGCAAGCCGCGTCGTCTGCGACGCCGGGCTCATGCCGCGCGCAGCGCAGGTCGGCGCGTCGGGAACCGTGCTTTCGGCGACCTGCTATTTCGCGCTCGGGATCGCCGGCGCGCCGCAGCACCTCCAGGGCGTTGCCGACTGCGAGCATGTGATCGCGGTCAACACGGACCTGCATGCGGCGATGATCGAGCGGGCCGGCCTTGCCATCGTCGCCGACGCGCAAAAGGTCATCCCGGCGCTTCTCGATCTTGTCGCGGAAAGGACAGCGCCATGA
- a CDS encoding aromatic ring-hydroxylating oxygenase subunit alpha, with protein sequence MLDITSTPLKSLLHRRRPGYSLEAPFYLSPEIFAADMETIFQRHWIFVGVEPDVPEPGDAMVVDIGGTSVVIVRDDDMNVVAFHNVCRHRGARLVHDYKTTVGNLVCRYHAWTYGLDGKLMFAEHMGENFDMSCHGLKPVHLRSLEGLLFLCLADEPPADFDDMAAVMAPYLAPHDLRNTKVAFEMDIVEPGNWKLTMENNRECYHCAGNHPELTVPLFAEGFGFAPESLDEAGRLQAERYSCLVNENHGDWEKAGFPSRCQEHLDDMVTGYRAERLPLDGDAESHTLDTKAACKKLMGKFTNHKMGALHFWTQPNSWHHFMADHAVTFSVLPLDAEHSLLRTKWLVHKDAVEGVDYDVENLKAVWVATNDQDSTLVGYCQTGARSPAYEPGPYSPHTEMLVERFCNWYVGRMTEVHGL encoded by the coding sequence ATGCTCGATATCACCAGCACGCCGCTGAAATCCCTGCTGCATCGCCGCCGCCCCGGCTATTCGCTGGAGGCGCCCTTCTACCTGTCGCCGGAGATTTTCGCCGCCGACATGGAGACCATCTTCCAGCGTCACTGGATTTTCGTCGGCGTCGAGCCGGACGTGCCGGAGCCGGGCGATGCCATGGTCGTCGATATCGGCGGCACGTCCGTCGTCATCGTGCGCGACGACGACATGAATGTGGTCGCCTTCCACAATGTCTGCCGCCATCGCGGCGCGCGTCTCGTGCACGACTACAAGACGACGGTCGGCAATCTCGTCTGCCGCTATCACGCATGGACCTACGGCCTCGACGGCAAGCTGATGTTCGCCGAGCACATGGGCGAAAACTTCGACATGAGCTGCCACGGCCTGAAGCCCGTGCACCTGCGCTCGCTCGAAGGCCTGCTGTTCCTGTGCCTTGCCGACGAACCGCCGGCCGACTTTGACGACATGGCCGCCGTGATGGCGCCCTATCTTGCCCCGCACGACCTGCGCAACACCAAGGTCGCCTTCGAGATGGACATCGTCGAGCCGGGCAACTGGAAGCTGACGATGGAAAACAACCGCGAGTGCTACCACTGCGCGGGCAACCATCCCGAACTGACCGTGCCGCTTTTCGCCGAGGGCTTCGGCTTCGCGCCGGAATCGCTCGATGAGGCCGGCCGCCTGCAGGCGGAACGCTACAGCTGCCTGGTCAACGAGAACCACGGCGACTGGGAAAAGGCGGGTTTCCCGTCACGCTGCCAGGAGCATCTCGACGACATGGTCACCGGCTACCGCGCCGAGCGCCTGCCGCTCGACGGTGATGCCGAGTCGCATACGCTCGACACCAAGGCCGCCTGCAAGAAGCTGATGGGCAAGTTCACGAACCACAAGATGGGCGCCCTGCACTTCTGGACCCAGCCCAATTCCTGGCACCACTTCATGGCCGATCATGCGGTGACCTTCTCGGTCCTGCCGCTCGACGCCGAGCATTCCCTGCTGCGCACCAAGTGGCTGGTCCACAAGGACGCCGTGGAAGGCGTCGACTATGACGTGGAGAACCTCAAGGCGGTGTGGGTCGCCACCAACGACCAGGATTCCACCCTCGTCGGATACTGCCAGACCGGCGCGCGCAGCCCGGCCTATGAGCCCGGCCCCTACTCGCCGCATACCGAGATGCTGGTCGAACGATTCTGCAACTGGTACGTCGGTCGCATGACCGAAGTGCACGGCCTCTGA
- a CDS encoding sarcosine oxidase subunit gamma gives MADLSARRSHALEPLIAVSKAIPAVGVMALAPAVRLNFRGRPAAIEAAGKAFGIDLPQEACRFVQKDARRARWLGPDEWMLTTTEDDAASLRQALDSALAGLPHSLTDVSHRSLSIAVTGPQAAFVINEACPLDLSLAAFPVGMCTRTVFGKAEIILTRTDETRFEIDVWRSFADYVWRYLEEARREFA, from the coding sequence ATGGCTGACCTCAGTGCCCGGCGCAGCCACGCGCTCGAACCGCTCATTGCCGTCTCGAAGGCGATCCCCGCCGTCGGCGTGATGGCCCTCGCACCCGCCGTCCGGCTCAACTTCCGGGGTCGTCCCGCCGCCATCGAGGCCGCGGGCAAGGCCTTCGGCATCGATCTGCCGCAAGAGGCCTGCCGCTTCGTGCAGAAGGATGCCCGGCGCGCCCGCTGGCTAGGGCCCGACGAGTGGATGCTGACGACGACCGAAGACGACGCGGCATCGCTCCGTCAGGCGCTCGACAGTGCGCTCGCCGGCCTGCCGCATTCGCTGACCGACGTCAGTCATCGCAGCCTTTCCATCGCCGTCACGGGACCGCAGGCGGCCTTCGTCATCAACGAGGCCTGTCCGCTCGATCTCTCGCTGGCGGCCTTTCCGGTCGGCATGTGCACGCGGACCGTCTTCGGCAAGGCGGAGATCATCCTGACGCGCACGGACGAGACCCGCTTCGAGATCGACGTCTGGCGGTCCTTTGCCGACTATGTCTGGCGTTATCTGGAGGAGGCCCGGCGCGAGTTCGCCTGA